Proteins encoded within one genomic window of Acipenser ruthenus chromosome 32, fAciRut3.2 maternal haplotype, whole genome shotgun sequence:
- the LOC131703005 gene encoding zona pellucida sperm-binding protein 2-like, with amino-acid sequence MRLALDSTYNDFYGAQDYPVVKYLRRPLYFEVEILYSRDPQAELFLENCWATYSADRNSSPKWDVVVDSCENSADEYLTIFHPVSSNARVLFPSHLKRFEVKMFSFKRPGCTERTDLLPLQCCDM; translated from the exons atgcggcttgcattgg attcaacctacaatgacttctatggcgctcaggattaccctgttgtgaagtacttgcgaagacccttgtattttgaggtagagatcctgtacagcagggatccacaggctgaattgtttttggagaactgctgggcaacctattctgctgacaggaatagctctccaaagtgggatgttgttgtggacag ttgtgagaactctgcagatgagtacttgaccatctttcacccagtctccagcaatgcaagagtgctgttcccttcccatctgaagaggtttgaagtgaaaatgttttccttcaagcggccgggatgcactgaaaggacag atttacttccactgcagtgttgtgatatgtga